From one Streptomyces spiramyceticus genomic stretch:
- a CDS encoding serine/threonine-protein kinase, whose translation MPPLRRTGTGPEAEHPEYAGQYRLESVLGSGGMGVVHLATSASGLRLAVKVVHADFATDPEFRARFRQEVAAARRVSGAFTAPVVDADTDAERPWMATLFIEGPTLAERVKRNGPLGTEELLRLGAGLAESLRDIHRAGVVHRDLKPSNVLLAADGPKVIDFGISRPSDSDLRTETGKLIGTPPFMAPEQFQRPREVGPAADVFAMGSVLVHAATGSGPFDSDSPYIVAYQVVHDEPDLTGVPEALAPLFARCLAKDPADRPTPDALMTALRSAAYRTGDDTQAFIPAQRTPSRVEGTVRGPERVPVQRSEVEAQREAAPQPGSPVRIRRRVVRRAVLAVALASLVVGGAFGVRALTADDGRHPDPSPAAQRSGTGEGSRPWQVSLQGGGGGASSAASCSYADSSLYCNAPGISASRLNAADGTVAWSKKTGAPSEPAWDDTAPVLSGGLLHVVAPGGERLEALDPKSGDARWSVDASAHPVVLHTRKSVLLVTADGTEEAVNSATGKTRWTRRHGVPGTQWMSSSPRHKGPVFAVTPSADGTTSTVVAVDPDNGSALWTQRLNGMLTPVGASDGSLFLLSYDTASLTRAVVRLDTTARTARRIPLLAPVDQAQAAVRGDTAYIFGAGGSLVAVDTRRTASAQQAQQWRLETSVSHASRPVATAGRVYLTAADGRLLAVDAADGRLLGQTRPRMAEAPDTFATTLPAPTAAAGKVFATAPDGSVFAVDDGDPARW comes from the coding sequence ATGCCGCCGCTGCGCAGAACCGGGACAGGACCGGAAGCGGAGCATCCGGAATATGCCGGGCAGTATCGGCTGGAGTCGGTGCTGGGCTCGGGCGGCATGGGCGTCGTCCATCTGGCTACGTCCGCCTCGGGGTTGCGGCTTGCCGTCAAGGTGGTGCACGCCGACTTCGCCACAGATCCCGAGTTCCGGGCCCGCTTCAGGCAAGAGGTCGCCGCTGCCCGCCGGGTGAGCGGTGCCTTCACCGCGCCCGTCGTGGACGCCGACACCGACGCCGAACGCCCCTGGATGGCCACTCTCTTCATCGAGGGGCCGACCCTCGCCGAGCGCGTCAAACGGAACGGCCCGTTGGGCACCGAGGAGTTGCTGAGGCTCGGCGCCGGACTCGCCGAGTCGCTGCGCGACATCCACCGCGCCGGTGTGGTGCACCGCGATCTCAAGCCGAGCAATGTGCTGCTGGCCGCCGACGGGCCCAAGGTCATCGACTTCGGCATCTCCCGGCCGTCGGACAGCGATCTGCGTACGGAAACGGGCAAGCTGATCGGTACGCCGCCCTTCATGGCGCCCGAGCAGTTCCAGCGTCCGCGCGAAGTCGGCCCCGCCGCCGATGTGTTCGCGATGGGCTCCGTACTCGTTCACGCGGCGACCGGCAGCGGGCCGTTCGACTCCGACAGCCCGTACATCGTGGCGTACCAGGTGGTCCATGACGAGCCGGACCTGACGGGCGTACCGGAGGCCCTCGCCCCGCTCTTCGCCCGCTGCCTCGCGAAGGACCCCGCCGACCGGCCCACCCCGGACGCGCTGATGACGGCGCTGCGCTCCGCCGCGTACCGGACCGGAGACGACACCCAGGCCTTCATACCCGCGCAGCGGACGCCCAGCCGGGTGGAGGGGACGGTGAGGGGGCCGGAGAGAGTGCCGGTACAGCGGAGTGAGGTGGAAGCTCAGCGGGAGGCGGCGCCGCAGCCGGGCAGCCCCGTGCGTATCCGTCGGCGCGTCGTCCGGCGGGCCGTCCTCGCCGTCGCGCTGGCATCCCTTGTCGTGGGCGGGGCGTTCGGCGTACGCGCCCTGACCGCCGACGACGGCCGCCACCCCGACCCCTCCCCCGCCGCGCAGAGGTCCGGGACCGGCGAAGGCTCGCGGCCCTGGCAGGTCTCCCTTCAGGGCGGCGGTGGCGGCGCGAGCAGTGCCGCCTCCTGTTCGTACGCGGACAGCTCCCTCTACTGCAACGCCCCCGGCATCAGCGCCTCCCGCCTGAACGCCGCCGACGGCACCGTCGCCTGGTCGAAGAAGACCGGCGCCCCCTCCGAGCCGGCCTGGGACGACACCGCGCCCGTACTCTCCGGAGGGCTGCTGCATGTGGTGGCACCCGGCGGGGAACGCCTGGAGGCTCTCGATCCGAAGTCCGGCGATGCCCGTTGGAGCGTCGACGCGTCCGCCCACCCCGTCGTCCTGCACACCCGGAAGTCGGTTCTCCTCGTGACCGCGGACGGGACAGAGGAAGCCGTCAACAGCGCCACGGGGAAAACGCGCTGGACCCGGCGCCACGGCGTACCCGGCACCCAGTGGATGTCGTCGTCGCCCCGCCACAAGGGTCCCGTCTTCGCCGTCACCCCCTCGGCGGACGGCACGACGAGCACAGTCGTCGCGGTCGACCCCGACAACGGCTCCGCGCTCTGGACGCAGCGCCTGAACGGGATGCTCACTCCCGTCGGCGCGTCCGACGGGTCGCTGTTCCTGCTGTCCTACGACACCGCCAGCCTCACCCGCGCTGTCGTACGCCTCGACACCACGGCCCGTACCGCCCGCCGCATCCCCCTTCTGGCGCCCGTCGACCAGGCGCAGGCGGCTGTACGCGGCGACACGGCGTACATCTTCGGCGCAGGCGGCTCCCTCGTCGCCGTGGACACCCGCCGCACCGCGAGTGCACAGCAGGCTCAGCAGTGGCGGCTCGAGACATCGGTCAGCCACGCATCACGGCCGGTCGCGACCGCCGGCCGTGTCTACCTGACGGCGGCCGACGGGCGGCTGCTGGCGGTGGACGCCGCCGACGGAAGGCTGCTCGGCCAGACAAGGCCCCGTATGGCCGAGGCGCCCGACACCTTCGCCACCACCCTGCCTGCCCCGACTGCGGCCGCGGGCAAGGTCTTCGCGACCGCGCCCGACGGGTCGGTCTTCGCCGTGGACGACGGAGACCCGGCGCGCTGGTGA
- a CDS encoding SH3 domain-containing protein, producing the protein MATEETTEETTKPAQTAEATATAGTLAVRYPVAPGYRVNVRSGPGTNYRIVKVLPYGATVPINCQCPGTWVTGPYGTTNLWSNIASGQFVSDAYIKTGSDGYVAPRCS; encoded by the coding sequence ATGGCCACAGAAGAGACCACAGAAGAGACCACAAAGCCCGCGCAGACCGCCGAGGCGACGGCGACGGCAGGCACGCTGGCGGTCCGGTACCCGGTGGCACCGGGCTACAGGGTGAACGTCCGAAGCGGCCCGGGCACGAACTACAGGATCGTGAAGGTCCTCCCGTACGGCGCCACTGTGCCGATCAACTGCCAGTGCCCCGGCACGTGGGTGACCGGCCCGTACGGCACGACAAATCTCTGGTCCAACATCGCGAGCGGCCAGTTCGTCTCGGACGCGTACATCAAGACGGGCAGCGACGGTTACGTGGCACCGCGCTGCTCCTGA
- a CDS encoding cysteine hydrolase family protein codes for MEISENAALVVVDVQKGFDEEGHWGTRNNPAADDNIAALIDVWQATGRPVVFVRHDSTKPGSPLRAGHEGNGFKEYVEQRRGKGDGAELLVTKSVNSAFYGVPDLDAWLKGAGSGQIVVAGIQTNMCAETTARMGGNLGYEVFFALDATYTFDAVGPWGWALSADELARATAVSLHGGGFAKVVATEELVRAAGAVGVGSAG; via the coding sequence ATGGAGATCTCAGAGAACGCAGCGCTGGTGGTTGTCGACGTGCAGAAGGGGTTCGACGAGGAGGGGCACTGGGGAACTCGGAACAATCCGGCGGCCGATGACAACATCGCCGCGCTGATCGACGTATGGCAGGCGACGGGGCGGCCGGTCGTGTTCGTACGGCATGACTCGACGAAGCCCGGGTCACCGCTGCGGGCGGGGCACGAGGGGAACGGCTTCAAGGAGTACGTGGAGCAGCGGCGCGGAAAGGGGGACGGGGCGGAGCTGCTGGTGACGAAGAGTGTGAACTCCGCGTTTTACGGGGTGCCGGATCTGGATGCGTGGCTGAAGGGAGCGGGGAGTGGCCAGATTGTCGTGGCCGGGATCCAGACCAATATGTGCGCGGAAACCACGGCGCGGATGGGCGGGAACCTGGGGTACGAGGTCTTCTTCGCGCTGGACGCGACGTACACCTTCGATGCGGTCGGGCCTTGGGGGTGGGCGCTGAGCGCGGACGAGCTGGCGCGGGCCACCGCCGTGTCGCTGCACGGCGGTGGGTTCGCGAAGGTGGTCGCTACGGAGGAGCTGGTGCGGGCCGCGGGGGCCGTCGGGGTGGGTTCGGCCGGCTAG
- a CDS encoding class I SAM-dependent methyltransferase, with protein sequence MRPMATHDFALSFDTVAAEYAAARPGYPPALFNAVEELTGRPFPGARTLDIGAGTGIATRLLRDRGARVTAVEPGPGMAAQLRQSLPDVPLVRADGNALPFAAATADLITYAQSWHWTDQARSVPEALRVLRPGGALAVWWNVPDPDTEWTAAQEARLARVLPGYHGHGITDEAVAIIKRHAPTPLDPVFRRLHWARRIPLDTHLAHLGSRSYFAVMGKSAAAPVLAAERAELLTLFPDGIVEEAYALDLTVARTSH encoded by the coding sequence ATGAGGCCTATGGCCACCCACGACTTCGCGCTCTCCTTCGACACCGTCGCCGCCGAGTACGCCGCCGCCCGCCCCGGCTACCCGCCCGCCCTCTTCAACGCCGTTGAGGAGTTGACGGGCCGCCCCTTTCCCGGGGCCCGCACCCTCGACATCGGTGCCGGCACCGGCATAGCCACTCGCCTCCTGCGCGACCGTGGCGCCCGTGTCACCGCCGTAGAGCCGGGGCCCGGCATGGCCGCCCAACTGCGGCAGTCACTGCCGGATGTACCTCTCGTACGCGCCGACGGCAACGCCCTCCCCTTCGCCGCAGCCACCGCCGACCTCATCACGTACGCCCAGTCCTGGCACTGGACCGACCAGGCCCGCTCCGTCCCGGAAGCCCTGCGCGTGCTCAGGCCGGGCGGGGCCCTTGCCGTCTGGTGGAACGTCCCCGACCCGGATACCGAGTGGACCGCCGCACAGGAGGCGCGACTCGCCCGGGTCCTCCCCGGCTACCACGGCCACGGCATCACCGACGAGGCCGTGGCCATCATCAAGCGCCATGCCCCGACGCCCCTCGACCCTGTCTTCCGCCGCCTTCACTGGGCGCGTCGCATCCCGCTGGACACGCACCTCGCCCATCTGGGCAGCCGCTCGTACTTTGCGGTGATGGGCAAGTCGGCCGCGGCGCCGGTCCTGGCCGCCGAACGGGCCGAGCTCCTCACACTCTTCCCCGACGGCATCGTCGAAGAGGCGTACGCACTGGACCTGACAGTGGCCCGAACCTCCCACTGA
- a CDS encoding ABC transporter permease translates to MNASRTLATAARVLAQLRHDPRTIALLLLIPVVMITLLRFVFDASPRTFDNIGASLLGIFPLITMFLVTSIATLRERTSGTLERLLAMPLGKADLIAGYALAFGVLAIVQSALATGISLWLLDLDVIGSPWLLLLIALLDALLGTALGLFVSAFAASEFQAVQFMPAVIFPQLLLCGLFTPRDAMHPVLEGISNVLPMSYAVDGMNEVLRHTDVTVTFIRDATVVAACALLVLTLGAATLRRRTT, encoded by the coding sequence ATGAACGCGTCCCGCACCCTCGCCACCGCCGCCCGCGTCCTGGCTCAACTGCGCCACGACCCCCGCACGATCGCCCTGCTGCTCCTCATCCCGGTAGTGATGATCACGCTGCTCCGCTTCGTCTTCGACGCGAGCCCGCGGACCTTCGACAACATCGGCGCGTCACTGCTCGGCATCTTCCCGCTGATCACGATGTTCCTGGTGACATCCATCGCCACCCTGCGCGAACGCACATCGGGCACCCTCGAACGCCTCCTCGCCATGCCGTTGGGCAAAGCCGACCTGATCGCGGGCTACGCCCTGGCGTTCGGCGTACTTGCCATCGTCCAGTCGGCCCTGGCCACAGGAATCTCCCTCTGGCTGCTGGACCTGGACGTCATCGGCTCCCCCTGGCTACTACTCCTGATCGCCCTGCTGGACGCGCTGCTCGGCACAGCACTCGGCCTCTTCGTCTCGGCCTTCGCGGCGTCGGAATTCCAGGCGGTCCAGTTCATGCCGGCGGTGATCTTCCCCCAGCTCCTGCTGTGCGGCCTGTTCACCCCGCGCGACGCGATGCACCCGGTACTGGAGGGCATCTCCAACGTCCTCCCCATGTCGTACGCGGTGGACGGCATGAACGAGGTCCTGCGCCACACGGACGTCACAGTCACCTTCATCCGCGACGCCACAGTCGTCGCGGCCTGCGCCCTGCTGGTCCTGACCCTGGGCGCGGCAACCCTCCGCCGCCGCACAACCTGA
- the proC gene encoding pyrroline-5-carboxylate reductase gives MTQKVAVLGTGKIGEALLSGMIRAGWHPADLLVTARRAERADELRTRYGVEPVTNAEAAKRADTLILTVKPQDMGKLLDELAPHVPADRLVISGAAGIPTAYFEERLAPNTPVVRVMTNTPALVDEAMSVISAGSHATPEHLAHAEEIFGGVGKTLRVPESQQDAATALSGSGPAYFYYLVEAMTDAGILLGLPRAQAHDLIVQAAIGAAVMLRDSGEHPVKLREAVTSPAGTTINAIRELENHGVRAALIAALEAARDRSRELASGNG, from the coding sequence ATGACCCAGAAAGTCGCAGTCCTCGGCACCGGGAAAATCGGCGAGGCCCTGCTGAGCGGAATGATCCGCGCCGGCTGGCACCCCGCCGACCTCCTGGTCACGGCCCGCCGCGCCGAGCGCGCCGACGAGCTCCGCACCCGCTACGGCGTCGAGCCCGTCACCAACGCCGAAGCCGCCAAACGCGCCGACACCCTCATCCTCACGGTCAAGCCCCAGGACATGGGCAAGCTCCTCGACGAACTCGCGCCCCACGTCCCCGCCGACCGCCTCGTCATCAGCGGCGCCGCCGGCATCCCGACCGCCTACTTCGAAGAGCGCCTCGCCCCCAACACCCCCGTAGTCCGCGTCATGACGAACACCCCCGCCCTCGTGGACGAGGCGATGTCCGTCATCTCGGCGGGCAGCCACGCCACCCCCGAGCACCTCGCCCACGCCGAGGAAATCTTCGGCGGCGTGGGCAAGACCCTCCGCGTCCCCGAGTCCCAGCAGGACGCGGCCACCGCCCTCTCCGGCTCGGGCCCGGCGTACTTCTACTACCTGGTCGAGGCGATGACCGACGCAGGCATCCTCCTGGGCCTGCCCCGCGCCCAGGCCCACGACCTGATCGTCCAGGCAGCCATCGGCGCAGCCGTGATGCTCCGCGACAGCGGCGAACACCCGGTGAAGCTCCGCGAGGCGGTCACATCCCCCGCCGGCACCACCATCAACGCGATCCGCGAGCTCGAGAACCACGGTGTACGAGCCGCACTCATCGCCGCCCTGGAAGCAGCCCGCGACCGCAGCCGCGAGCTGGCATCCGGCAACGGTTAG
- a CDS encoding SulP family inorganic anion transporter, whose protein sequence is MRRLSLPRADFTASLVVFLVALPLCVGVAVASGVPAELGLITGIVGGLVAGALPGSSLNVSGPAAGLTVLVYEAVQRYGVGALGVLVLAAGLMQLAMGALRLGRWFRAISVAVVQGMLAGIGLVLVTGQVYAMADAVAPAGGVAKIAGLPGLLFSGSARPEALALGLGTVLVLVLWPKWLGLARVAGVVRAVRVVRVVRVVPAPLVAVGLASGVTALLDLPVRRVEVQGLLDAVQPPDAASFVRLAEFGAVGTVLAFALIASAESLFSATAVDRLHNGPRTDYDKELMAQGAGNAVCGVLGALPMTAVIVRSAANVRAGGRTKASRVLHGVWLLVFAAAVPAALGVIPVAALAGILVHAGWKLIPVRELVPLWREHRGEAVVLAVTTGAIVATNLFEGVLVGLLLAVAKTAWDTSHVHVETEDLGAEEGLRVRVLGNATFLRLPKLMDALEALPHDRPVQLNLGGLRHVDHACAAALEGWAERRRGARTGHAGVGAHAGAGAGAGGDAGGDAASGDGEDDGAASTLVA, encoded by the coding sequence TTGCGTCGTCTGTCCTTACCCCGAGCCGACTTCACCGCTTCCCTTGTCGTCTTCCTCGTCGCCCTGCCGCTGTGCGTGGGCGTCGCCGTCGCGTCCGGCGTACCGGCCGAGCTCGGCCTGATCACCGGCATCGTCGGCGGGCTCGTCGCCGGGGCGCTGCCCGGCAGCAGCCTGAACGTCAGCGGCCCGGCCGCCGGGCTCACCGTCCTCGTGTACGAAGCCGTGCAGCGTTACGGCGTCGGCGCGTTGGGGGTTCTTGTCCTGGCCGCCGGGCTGATGCAGTTGGCGATGGGGGCGCTCCGGCTCGGGCGGTGGTTCCGGGCGATTTCCGTGGCCGTCGTACAGGGGATGCTCGCCGGGATCGGGCTGGTGCTCGTGACCGGGCAGGTCTACGCGATGGCCGATGCGGTGGCGCCTGCGGGCGGGGTGGCGAAGATCGCCGGGCTGCCGGGGCTGCTGTTCAGTGGTTCGGCCCGTCCCGAAGCGCTCGCCCTGGGGTTGGGGACCGTCTTGGTGCTGGTGTTGTGGCCGAAGTGGCTGGGCCTGGCGCGGGTGGCTGGTGTGGTGCGGGCAGTTCGCGTGGTGCGGGTGGTGCGCGTAGTGCCTGCGCCGCTTGTGGCTGTCGGGCTCGCGTCTGGGGTGACCGCGTTGCTGGACCTTCCCGTACGGCGCGTGGAGGTGCAGGGGCTGCTGGATGCCGTGCAGCCGCCGGACGCGGCCTCGTTCGTGCGGCTCGCGGAGTTCGGGGCCGTCGGGACGGTGCTGGCCTTCGCGCTGATCGCCTCCGCCGAGTCGTTGTTCAGCGCGACCGCCGTGGACCGCCTGCACAACGGGCCGCGCACGGATTACGACAAGGAACTGATGGCGCAGGGCGCGGGCAACGCGGTGTGCGGGGTGCTGGGTGCGCTGCCGATGACCGCCGTCATCGTGCGCAGCGCCGCGAATGTGCGGGCGGGCGGGCGCACCAAGGCTTCGCGGGTGCTGCACGGCGTGTGGCTGCTGGTGTTCGCGGCGGCGGTGCCCGCGGCGCTCGGCGTGATTCCGGTGGCGGCGCTGGCCGGGATCCTCGTGCACGCGGGCTGGAAGCTCATTCCCGTACGGGAATTGGTGCCGCTGTGGCGTGAGCACCGCGGTGAGGCGGTTGTGCTGGCGGTGACGACCGGCGCGATCGTGGCGACGAACCTCTTCGAAGGGGTACTGGTCGGGCTGCTGCTGGCCGTCGCGAAAACCGCGTGGGACACCAGCCATGTGCATGTGGAGACGGAGGATCTGGGGGCGGAGGAGGGGTTGCGGGTGCGGGTGTTGGGGAACGCGACGTTCCTGCGGCTGCCGAAGCTGATGGACGCACTGGAGGCCCTGCCGCACGACCGCCCCGTACAGCTGAACCTGGGCGGCCTGCGGCACGTGGACCACGCGTGCGCGGCGGCACTGGAGGGGTGGGCGGAGCGGAGGCGAGGGGCGCGTACGGGGCATGCGGGTGTTGGTGCCCATGCCGGTGCCGGTGCCGGTGCCGGTGGGGATGCCGGTGGGGATGCCGCGTCGGGGGACGGCGAGGACGACGGGGCGGCTTCGACGCTCGTGGCCTGA
- the ilvD gene encoding dihydroxy-acid dehydratase encodes MPELRSRTVTHGRNMAGARALMRASGVASGDIGKPIIAVANSFTEFVPGHTHLAPVGRIVSDAILAAGAVPREFNTIAVDDGIAMGHAGMLYSLPSRDLIADSVEYMVEAHCADALICISNCDKITPGMLMAALRLNIPVVFVSGGPMEAGQATLVDGTVRKLDLIDAMVDAANDSVSDADVLRIEENACPTCGSCSGMFTANSMNCLTEAIGLSLPGNGSVLATHTARKGLYEDAARTVVEITKRYYEQDDESVLPRNIATRAAFDNAMALDIAMGGSTNTILHLLAAAQEAGLDYDLKDIDAVSRRVPCLSKVAPNVAPGGTYYMEDIHRAGGIPAILGELYRAGMLNEDVHTVHSPGIKEWLEAWDVRGGSPSAEAVELWHAAPGCVRSATAFSQSERWDTLDTDAAGGCIRDAEHAYSKDGGLAVLKGNLAEDGCVVKTAGVDESIWTFEGPAVVCESQDEAVDKILRKEIKEGDVVVIRYEGPRGGPGMQEMLYPTSFLKGRGLGKVCALVTDGRFSGGTSGLSIGHASPEAASGGTIALVEDGDRIRIDIPNRSIELLVSDEELAARREALNGVYAPKNRDRQVSAALRAYAAMATSADKGAVRDVSMLG; translated from the coding sequence ATGCCCGAGCTGAGGTCCCGCACAGTCACCCACGGCCGCAACATGGCGGGCGCGCGCGCCCTTATGCGGGCGTCGGGCGTAGCGAGCGGTGACATCGGCAAGCCGATCATCGCTGTCGCCAACTCGTTCACCGAGTTCGTCCCCGGGCACACGCACCTCGCACCGGTCGGCCGGATCGTGAGTGACGCGATCCTGGCGGCGGGCGCCGTGCCGCGCGAGTTCAACACGATCGCGGTCGACGACGGCATTGCGATGGGCCACGCCGGAATGCTGTACTCGCTGCCCTCCCGCGACCTGATCGCGGACAGCGTCGAGTACATGGTCGAGGCGCACTGCGCCGACGCGCTGATCTGCATCTCCAACTGCGACAAGATCACGCCGGGCATGCTGATGGCCGCACTGCGCCTCAACATCCCGGTCGTCTTCGTCTCCGGCGGCCCGATGGAGGCCGGTCAGGCCACCCTCGTCGACGGCACGGTCCGCAAGCTCGACCTGATCGACGCTATGGTGGACGCGGCGAACGACTCCGTGTCCGACGCCGACGTGCTCCGTATCGAGGAGAACGCCTGCCCGACCTGCGGCTCGTGTTCCGGCATGTTCACCGCCAACTCGATGAACTGCCTGACCGAGGCCATCGGCCTCTCCCTGCCGGGCAACGGCTCGGTGCTCGCCACGCACACCGCCCGCAAGGGGCTGTACGAGGACGCGGCCCGTACGGTCGTCGAGATCACCAAGCGCTACTACGAGCAGGACGACGAGTCGGTCCTGCCGCGCAACATCGCCACCCGCGCGGCCTTCGACAACGCCATGGCCCTCGACATCGCCATGGGCGGCTCGACCAACACGATCCTGCACCTGCTGGCCGCCGCACAGGAGGCCGGGCTCGACTACGACCTCAAGGACATCGACGCGGTCTCGCGCCGGGTGCCCTGCCTGTCCAAGGTCGCGCCGAACGTCGCCCCCGGCGGCACGTACTACATGGAAGACATCCACCGCGCCGGCGGCATCCCCGCCATCCTCGGTGAGCTCTACCGCGCAGGCATGCTGAACGAGGACGTCCACACCGTCCACTCGCCCGGCATCAAGGAGTGGCTGGAGGCCTGGGACGTGCGCGGCGGCTCCCCGTCCGCCGAGGCCGTCGAGCTGTGGCACGCGGCGCCCGGATGCGTCCGGTCGGCGACCGCGTTCTCCCAGTCGGAGCGCTGGGACACCCTCGACACGGACGCGGCGGGCGGCTGCATCCGTGACGCGGAGCACGCGTACTCGAAGGACGGCGGACTGGCCGTCCTCAAGGGCAATCTTGCCGAGGACGGCTGTGTCGTGAAGACGGCCGGTGTCGACGAGTCGATCTGGACCTTCGAGGGACCGGCCGTCGTCTGCGAGTCGCAGGACGAGGCCGTCGACAAGATCCTCCGTAAGGAGATCAAGGAGGGCGACGTCGTCGTCATCCGTTACGAGGGCCCGCGCGGCGGCCCCGGCATGCAGGAGATGCTCTACCCGACGTCCTTCCTGAAGGGCCGCGGTCTCGGCAAGGTCTGCGCGCTGGTGACGGACGGCCGGTTCTCCGGCGGTACGTCGGGCCTGTCCATCGGCCACGCCTCGCCCGAGGCGGCCTCGGGCGGCACGATCGCGCTCGTCGAGGACGGCGACCGCATCCGTATCGACATCCCGAACCGTTCGATCGAACTCCTCGTCTCCGACGAGGAACTGGCGGCCCGTCGCGAGGCTCTGAACGGTGTGTACGCGCCGAAGAACCGCGACCGTCAGGTGTCGGCCGCTCTGCGGGCGTACGCGGCGATGGCGACCAGCGCGGACAAGGGCGCGGTGCGCGACGTCTCGATGCTCGGCTAG
- a CDS encoding ABC transporter ATP-binding protein → MMNYAPGSAATTEGAAVAARALTVVRGPRTVLRDLDFAVPRGRITGLLGPSGCGKTTLMRAIVGTQAKVTGTLEVLGSPAGAATLRPRIGYVTQAPSVYADLTVRQNLEYFAAVLQPGRNHRDARHEAVTRAISDVDLTSHETALASNLSGGQSSRVSLAVALLGTPELLVLDEPTVGLDPVLRRDLWNLFHTLADRGTTLLISSHVMDEAERCHRLLLMREGEILAEETPDALRTRTRSATVEDAFLRLVDEANARQESSR, encoded by the coding sequence ATGATGAATTACGCCCCCGGGTCCGCCGCGACGACAGAGGGGGCTGCCGTGGCAGCCCGCGCCCTCACCGTTGTACGAGGCCCCCGCACCGTCCTCCGCGACCTCGACTTCGCCGTACCCCGCGGCAGGATCACCGGCCTCCTGGGCCCCTCGGGCTGCGGCAAAACCACCCTCATGCGGGCCATCGTCGGCACCCAGGCCAAAGTCACCGGCACACTCGAAGTCCTGGGCAGCCCGGCGGGCGCCGCCACCCTCCGCCCCCGCATCGGCTACGTGACCCAGGCACCCTCCGTCTACGCCGACCTGACGGTCCGCCAGAACCTCGAATACTTCGCGGCCGTACTCCAGCCCGGCCGCAACCACCGCGACGCACGCCACGAGGCCGTCACCCGCGCCATCTCCGACGTCGACCTCACCTCCCACGAAACCGCCCTGGCCAGCAACCTCTCCGGCGGCCAGAGCAGCCGCGTGTCCCTGGCCGTCGCCCTCCTCGGTACGCCCGAACTCCTCGTACTCGACGAACCGACCGTCGGCCTCGACCCCGTACTCCGCCGCGACCTGTGGAACCTCTTCCACACCCTCGCGGACCGCGGCACCACGCTCCTCATCTCCTCCCACGTGATGGACGAGGCCGAGCGCTGCCACCGCCTCCTCCTCATGCGCGAGGGCGAGATCCTGGCCGAGGAGACGCCCGACGCGCTCCGCACCCGCACCCGCTCCGCCACGGTCGAGGACGCCTTCCTCCGCCTGGTGGACGAGGCCAACGCCCGCCAGGAGAGCTCACGATGA
- a CDS encoding GlxA family transcriptional regulator, protein MTSPETTRIALLSFPGIRAFDVSVITEVWGVDRTDRGVPAFDLRRVAADRTPVPMRGGLTLTPDRTLDWLTNADLLVVPGLDDHLTPAPPQVLDALRRAHTRGTPIAALCGGAFTLAQAGLLDGRRAITHWNLAHLLRTHHPLVTVVPDALFIEDDNIWTSAGTAAGIDLCLHLVRTAHGAEAAAAIARSMVTAPFRTGTQAQFIEQPTPRADRDANTLAYVREYALRHLDEPLTVNDLAARADMSPRSFARHFSATTGTTPQRWLITQRLAAARKLLERTDHPIPEVARRAGFGSEVTMRQHFAAHLATSPRDYRAAFRRPQTQPAGSRPMAR, encoded by the coding sequence GTGACCTCCCCAGAGACCACCCGCATCGCGCTCCTCTCCTTCCCGGGCATTCGCGCCTTCGACGTCTCCGTCATCACCGAGGTCTGGGGCGTCGACCGCACCGACCGCGGCGTCCCCGCATTCGACCTGCGCCGAGTCGCCGCCGACCGCACCCCCGTCCCCATGCGCGGCGGCCTCACGCTCACCCCCGACCGCACCCTCGACTGGCTCACCAACGCCGATCTGCTCGTAGTCCCCGGCCTCGACGACCACCTCACCCCGGCTCCGCCTCAGGTCCTGGACGCGCTACGCCGAGCCCACACCCGAGGAACCCCCATCGCCGCCCTGTGCGGCGGCGCCTTCACCCTCGCCCAGGCAGGTCTCCTCGACGGCCGCCGCGCCATCACCCACTGGAACCTCGCGCACCTCCTCCGCACGCACCACCCCCTCGTCACCGTCGTCCCCGACGCCCTCTTCATCGAGGACGACAACATCTGGACCTCCGCAGGCACCGCCGCCGGAATCGACCTGTGCCTGCACCTCGTCCGCACGGCGCACGGCGCCGAAGCCGCCGCAGCCATCGCCCGCTCGATGGTCACCGCCCCCTTCCGCACCGGCACCCAGGCCCAGTTCATCGAGCAGCCCACCCCCCGCGCCGACCGCGACGCCAACACCCTCGCCTACGTACGCGAATACGCCCTGCGGCACCTCGACGAACCGCTCACGGTCAACGACCTCGCGGCCCGCGCCGACATGTCCCCCCGTTCTTTCGCCCGGCACTTCTCCGCCACTACCGGCACGACCCCGCAGCGCTGGCTCATCACCCAGCGCCTCGCCGCCGCGCGGAAACTGCTGGAACGCACCGACCACCCCATCCCCGAAGTGGCCCGCCGCGCGGGCTTCGGCAGCGAGGTGACCATGCGCCAGCACTTCGCCGCCCACCTCGCAACCAGCCCGCGCGACTACCGCGCCGCGTTCCGCCGGCCTCAGACTCAGCCCGCCGGCAGCAGGCCGATGGCCCGGTAG